Proteins from one Streptomyces sp. NBC_00289 genomic window:
- a CDS encoding SigE family RNA polymerase sigma factor — MNADEEREFREFVAARSRSLLHTAYLLTGDWEQGRDLLQTALASTARRWSRLRDRQQPETYVRRAIYHAQVDRFRLLSWGKETVTDTLPDSSGQAADWADTVVQRQDIMAALRRLPKRQRAVIVLRYFEDLPDPEIAAILGVAQGTVRSQTHKALASLRAAFAEAEPSATTSSSASGRGVIA; from the coding sequence TTGAACGCCGACGAGGAACGCGAGTTCCGGGAGTTCGTGGCGGCGCGGTCGAGATCGCTGCTGCACACGGCCTATTTGCTGACCGGGGACTGGGAGCAGGGCCGCGACCTGCTCCAGACCGCGCTCGCGTCCACCGCCCGGCGCTGGTCGCGGCTGCGTGACCGGCAGCAGCCGGAGACCTATGTGCGCCGGGCGATCTACCACGCGCAGGTGGACCGCTTCCGCCTGCTCAGTTGGGGGAAGGAGACGGTCACCGACACGCTGCCGGACTCGTCCGGGCAGGCCGCCGACTGGGCCGACACCGTGGTCCAGCGGCAGGACATCATGGCCGCGCTGCGGCGGCTGCCCAAACGCCAGCGCGCGGTGATCGTGCTGCGCTACTTCGAGGACCTGCCGGACCCCGAGATCGCCGCGATCCTGGGCGTCGCCCAGGGGACGGTCCGCAGCCAGACCCACAAGGCCCTGGCCTCCCTGCGCGCCGCCTTCGCCGAGGCAGAACCGTCGGCTACCACCTCCTCCTCTGCCTCCGGAAGGGGCGTCATCGCATGA